One window of Deltaproteobacteria bacterium genomic DNA carries:
- a CDS encoding single-stranded DNA-binding protein, translated as MAGINKVILVGRLGKDPEVKYTPDGVAVAVFPIATSVEWKDKNTGEKREKTEWHRIEAWRRLGEICGEYLHKGKQVYIEGRLQTDSWEDRDGNKRYSTKVVAREMQMLDSPGGKAEREDYQGQQPPLEEPVNVPEDDIPF; from the coding sequence ATGGCGGGAATAAACAAGGTGATTTTGGTTGGCAGGCTGGGAAAAGATCCCGAGGTGAAGTATACCCCCGACGGCGTGGCAGTGGCTGTTTTCCCGATCGCCACCTCCGTGGAGTGGAAAGACAAAAACACGGGGGAAAAAAGGGAGAAAACAGAATGGCATCGGATCGAGGCCTGGAGACGTCTGGGTGAAATATGCGGGGAATACCTGCACAAAGGGAAACAGGTGTATATAGAAGGGAGGCTGCAAACCGATTCGTGGGAGGACAGGGATGGGAATAAGCGATACTCGACAAAGGTGGTCGCCCGTGAAATGCAGATGCTGGATTCCCCGGGGGGAAAAGCTGAAAGAGAAGACTACCAAGGTCAGCAGCCTCCTCTCGAAGAACCGGTAAACGTACCGGAGGACGATATCCCCTTTTAG
- a CDS encoding AAA family ATPase produces the protein MNELAESHYIADRALATVLFLAHRLEKPVFLEGEPGVGKTEVGIVMSRLFGTELIRLQCYEGLDAATALYEWNYPKQLLHIRLEEEGKRDREEIEELIYGPRFLIKRPLLEAILMSEERAPVLLIDEIDRSDEEFEAFLLEVLSDFQITIPEIGTIKAKRKPLVVVTSNRTRDVHDALKRRCLYHWIDYPSFEKEYRILMTRLPGIDSRFAEQVTRFMQKARTVDFLKKPGVSETLDWGRALMTMQRAFLDETVVLETLGCFLKYQDDIKRFKEEIWADAGQRGEYLGG, from the coding sequence ATGAATGAACTGGCCGAGTCCCATTACATTGCGGACCGCGCCCTTGCAACGGTCCTCTTTCTGGCACACCGGCTGGAAAAACCCGTTTTTTTAGAGGGAGAGCCGGGGGTTGGGAAAACAGAGGTGGGGATTGTCATGTCGCGCCTCTTCGGGACGGAATTGATCCGGCTCCAGTGCTACGAGGGTCTCGACGCCGCTACCGCGCTTTATGAATGGAATTACCCCAAGCAGCTTCTCCATATCCGGTTGGAGGAGGAGGGCAAGAGGGACCGGGAAGAGATTGAAGAGCTGATTTACGGCCCCCGTTTTCTGATAAAGCGGCCCCTTTTGGAGGCCATATTGATGTCCGAAGAAAGGGCGCCCGTGCTCCTCATCGATGAAATCGACCGCTCAGACGAGGAGTTTGAGGCCTTCCTCCTGGAGGTGCTTTCGGATTTCCAGATCACCATTCCCGAGATCGGGACCATCAAGGCCAAAAGAAAGCCGCTGGTGGTGGTCACCTCCAATCGTACGCGCGATGTCCATGACGCCCTGAAACGGCGATGCCTCTACCACTGGATCGATTATCCCTCTTTTGAAAAGGAATATCGTATCCTGATGACCCGTCTTCCGGGCATCGACTCCCGTTTCGCCGAACAGGTGACCCGCTTCATGCAGAAGGCCAGGACGGTCGATTTTCTGAAGAAGCCCGGGGTTTCCGAGACATTGGACTGGGGCAGGGCCCTGATGACCATGCAGAGGGCATTTCTGGATGAAACCGTCGTTCTGGAGACCCTCGGGTGTTTTCTCAAGTACCAGGACGATATCAAACGGTTCAAAGAGGAGATATGGGCGGATGCAGGACAGCGGGGTGAATACCTGGGTGGTTAA
- a CDS encoding outer membrane lipoprotein carrier protein LolA translates to MAKRLILCLAMISLFQGVSMADESLTTILEGIQKTYGHLPGLSVPYHREVITRSMSMLGGEAKGDIASGTIYFKHPHFLRLEQKAPKPETIVANQDILWWYVPDQKTAYRYPANEFGKELRLLSDIFRGLAHVENNFQVVLQGRTPSGEYEIELIPDPPWQDIARITVTTTSQYRITSIKIHNTLGTVTLFTLGELSEERAFEEDFFRFAPPEGVKLIREGDGQ, encoded by the coding sequence ATGGCAAAACGGCTGATCCTGTGTCTGGCGATGATATCGCTCTTCCAGGGCGTTTCCATGGCCGATGAGAGTCTCACCACTATCCTGGAAGGCATTCAGAAGACCTACGGTCACCTTCCGGGTCTTTCCGTGCCCTACCACAGAGAGGTCATCACCCGGTCCATGAGCATGCTGGGGGGCGAGGCCAAGGGGGATATCGCCTCGGGCACGATCTATTTCAAACACCCCCATTTTCTGAGGCTGGAGCAGAAAGCGCCCAAACCGGAGACCATTGTCGCCAATCAGGATATTCTGTGGTGGTATGTCCCCGACCAGAAAACGGCCTACAGATATCCTGCGAATGAGTTCGGAAAGGAACTGCGCCTGCTGAGCGACATATTCCGGGGCCTTGCCCATGTGGAAAACAATTTTCAGGTGGTCCTGCAGGGTCGGACCCCGTCCGGGGAATATGAAATTGAACTCATTCCCGATCCGCCCTGGCAGGACATCGCGCGAATCACGGTAACCACCACCTCCCAGTACAGAATTACTTCCATAAAAATCCACAATACCTTGGGGACCGTCACCCTCTTCACCCTGGGGGAGCTCTCTGAAGAAAGAGCGTTTGAAGAGGATTTCTTCCGGTTTGCCCCCCCGGAAGGCGTAAAGCTGATCAGAGAGGGAGACGGTCAGTGA
- a CDS encoding efflux transporter outer membrane subunit: protein MGVNVKRSNKGRQPPLKIRSIVFPCLVLLFLGGCAAVGPDYELPDKQISSQWHTPLEGGLEDRAVDQEALSQWWHTLDDPLLSRLMEAAVADNLDLKAARARVREARARRGIEKARLFPEVDASGKLTRSKGSEETGAGTERTLYAAGFDAGWEVDVFGGIRRSVEAADADLQASQASLRDVLVSLTAETALNYVEMRAYQARLAVAEANLKAQEETHQLTRWRYQAGLSDALSMEQARYNLENTRSQVPTLRSGLAASLNRIAVLLGREPGELHKELATSAPIPVTPMQVAVGIPAECIRRRPDIRQAERELAGQTARIGVATAELYPKFSLLGTIGLEALSFGGFASSNGLTYSIGPAFSWRLFDAGAIRQNIQVQTALQEQALVRYESAILLAMEEVENSLKSYAEEQNRRAALKQASEAAQQAVTLAQNKYEAGIIDFDGVLDAQRSRFSFDDQLAQSEAAVTTNLITLYKALGGGWTEMTGE from the coding sequence ATGGGAGTGAACGTGAAAAGATCCAACAAGGGCAGGCAACCACCCCTCAAAATCAGATCTATCGTGTTTCCGTGTCTCGTCCTGCTGTTTCTGGGTGGGTGCGCGGCCGTTGGACCCGACTATGAGCTGCCGGACAAGCAGATATCGTCTCAATGGCATACCCCGCTGGAAGGGGGCCTCGAGGATAGGGCCGTAGATCAGGAGGCCCTGTCGCAATGGTGGCACACCCTCGACGACCCCCTGCTGTCAAGACTCATGGAAGCGGCCGTTGCAGACAATCTGGATCTGAAAGCGGCCAGGGCACGGGTTCGGGAAGCCCGTGCAAGGCGGGGGATAGAAAAAGCCAGGTTGTTTCCCGAGGTGGACGCATCCGGCAAGCTAACCCGAAGTAAAGGGAGCGAAGAGACCGGGGCAGGCACGGAGCGCACCCTCTATGCCGCCGGTTTTGACGCCGGTTGGGAGGTGGACGTATTCGGCGGGATACGCCGGTCCGTGGAGGCGGCGGATGCGGATCTCCAGGCCAGCCAGGCGTCCCTTCGGGATGTGCTGGTGAGCCTGACCGCCGAGACGGCGTTGAATTATGTGGAGATGCGGGCCTATCAGGCCCGGCTGGCCGTGGCAGAGGCCAATCTCAAGGCCCAGGAGGAGACCCATCAGCTCACCCGATGGCGCTACCAGGCGGGCCTGAGCGATGCCCTTTCCATGGAGCAGGCCCGTTACAACCTGGAAAATACCCGATCCCAGGTGCCCACCCTCCGTTCCGGGCTGGCGGCCTCCCTGAACCGGATCGCTGTCCTCCTGGGAAGAGAACCCGGGGAACTCCATAAAGAACTGGCGACATCCGCGCCCATTCCGGTAACCCCGATGCAGGTGGCGGTGGGGATCCCTGCCGAGTGCATCCGGCGACGGCCGGATATCCGGCAGGCCGAGCGGGAACTGGCAGGCCAGACCGCACGGATCGGCGTGGCCACGGCCGAACTGTATCCCAAGTTTTCGCTTCTGGGCACCATCGGACTTGAGGCCCTGTCCTTCGGCGGATTTGCCTCTTCAAACGGCCTCACCTACAGCATCGGTCCTGCATTTTCCTGGCGCCTCTTTGACGCGGGGGCCATCCGGCAGAACATACAGGTTCAGACCGCCCTTCAGGAGCAGGCCCTTGTCCGTTATGAATCCGCCATCCTCCTGGCTATGGAGGAGGTGGAAAACAGCCTGAAGTCCTATGCAGAGGAACAGAACCGTCGAGCCGCCCTAAAGCAGGCCAGCGAAGCGGCCCAGCAGGCGGTGACACTGGCGCAGAATAAATACGAGGCCGGAATCATCGATTTCGACGGGGTCCTTGACGCCCAGAGATCCCGGTTTTCCTTTGATGATCAACTGGCCCAGAGCGAGGCCGCGGTCACCACCAACCTGATCACCCTGTACAAGGCCCTGGGCGGCGGCTGGACCGAAATGACCGGAGAATAG
- a CDS encoding DNA translocase FtsK 4TM domain-containing protein, protein MTRKTHSSRKSDAKAQQDRPAHPLKKEIAGLVFLLLAILLSGSLLSYHPDDRLFWNVTGEIGKAHNLFGAVGSHLAGILFDLLGFSSFWLAITLLVLAFMTFRGRTVASPLLNLIAIAALLASFSAILNLQFPGEVAFREGRMAAGGLVGLHLAGWAQGVLNHFGSYVFLATVFLVSLMVVTHLSLGRIFTGMGLAILGILRRARDMVTKIKERKKRIRKTKVAHHKIKLKPKVTILDPKPTTDPAPQQEDFPFMNVVGEFKLPPLDLLRDPPEQKNIHVQRETLEMNARRLERKLADFGVEGEVVEILPGPVITMYEYKPAPGVKISKVANLSDDLALTLRAQSIRIVAPIPGKAAIGIEIPNNQREVVYLKEILSSATYKNSKHKLAIALGKDITGAAVVADLTKMPHLLVAGATGTGKSVSINTMIQSLLFKVSPDMVRFLMIDPKRIELSTYQEIPHLLHPVVTQPKDATKALRWVVEEMERRYMLLSDRGVRNIETYNRKIVGAITPLPDEDTSRGVDRTLPYIIVIIDELADLMMVSSKEVEEAITRLAQMARAAGIHLIIATQRPSVNVLTGIIKANFPTRLSFQVSSKVDSRTILDTNGAEHLLGEGDMLFMPPGVGRIMRIHGAYVSEEEVRAVTDFLKQQKTPDYDATILSHIASDEEDPKEELEFDEKYEEAVDLISKTGQASISMLQRKLRVGYNRAARMIEVMEIQGIVGPSDGVRPRDVYGRKAE, encoded by the coding sequence ATGACCAGAAAAACCCATTCCAGCCGCAAATCCGATGCGAAAGCACAACAGGACAGGCCGGCACATCCTCTTAAGAAAGAGATCGCAGGGCTTGTTTTCCTGCTGTTGGCCATCCTTCTCTCCGGCAGTCTCCTGTCGTATCATCCCGACGACAGGCTGTTCTGGAATGTCACCGGCGAAATAGGCAAGGCCCACAACCTGTTCGGGGCCGTCGGCTCTCATCTGGCCGGCATCTTGTTCGACCTCCTGGGCTTCTCCTCCTTCTGGCTGGCGATCACCCTCCTGGTCCTCGCCTTTATGACGTTTCGAGGCCGCACCGTCGCGTCCCCCTTGTTGAACCTCATTGCCATAGCCGCCCTCCTCGCCTCTTTTTCCGCCATTTTGAATCTCCAGTTCCCCGGCGAAGTAGCCTTTCGTGAAGGGCGCATGGCGGCCGGCGGACTGGTGGGACTCCATCTTGCCGGGTGGGCTCAGGGTGTTCTGAACCATTTCGGGAGCTATGTCTTCCTTGCCACCGTATTCCTCGTTTCGCTCATGGTGGTCACCCATCTCTCCCTGGGACGGATCTTCACCGGAATGGGGCTGGCCATACTCGGCATTCTGAGACGGGCAAGGGATATGGTTACCAAGATAAAGGAAAGGAAAAAGCGCATCCGGAAGACCAAGGTGGCGCATCACAAGATCAAATTGAAACCCAAGGTGACCATTTTAGACCCCAAACCGACAACAGACCCCGCTCCACAGCAGGAAGACTTCCCGTTCATGAATGTTGTCGGAGAATTCAAACTCCCCCCTCTGGATTTGCTGAGAGATCCCCCGGAGCAGAAAAATATCCATGTTCAGCGGGAAACCCTCGAGATGAATGCCCGTCGTCTGGAAAGAAAGCTTGCGGATTTCGGCGTGGAGGGAGAGGTGGTGGAGATCCTTCCCGGACCGGTCATTACCATGTACGAATATAAGCCGGCCCCCGGGGTCAAGATCAGCAAGGTGGCCAATCTCTCCGATGATCTGGCCTTGACGCTCAGGGCCCAGAGCATCCGGATCGTGGCCCCCATACCGGGCAAAGCGGCTATCGGCATCGAAATTCCCAACAACCAGCGGGAAGTGGTCTATCTGAAAGAGATCCTCTCCAGCGCCACTTACAAAAACTCCAAACACAAACTCGCCATCGCCCTCGGCAAGGACATTACAGGGGCCGCTGTGGTTGCGGATCTGACAAAGATGCCGCATCTCCTGGTGGCAGGGGCCACCGGCACCGGGAAGAGCGTTTCGATCAATACCATGATCCAGAGCCTCCTCTTCAAGGTCTCACCGGACATGGTACGATTCCTCATGATCGATCCCAAGAGGATCGAGCTTTCCACCTACCAGGAAATCCCTCACCTCCTCCACCCGGTGGTAACCCAGCCGAAGGATGCGACCAAGGCCCTTCGATGGGTGGTGGAAGAGATGGAAAGGCGTTACATGCTCTTGTCCGACAGGGGGGTGAGAAATATTGAAACCTATAATCGGAAAATCGTGGGGGCGATAACACCCCTGCCCGACGAGGACACCTCGAGGGGGGTCGACAGAACACTCCCGTATATCATCGTCATTATCGATGAACTGGCCGACCTGATGATGGTGTCGTCCAAAGAGGTGGAGGAGGCCATCACGAGACTGGCCCAGATGGCCCGCGCTGCCGGCATCCATCTGATTATCGCCACCCAGCGCCCCTCGGTCAATGTCCTCACAGGGATCATCAAGGCCAACTTCCCGACACGACTTTCTTTTCAGGTCTCATCCAAGGTGGACTCCAGAACCATTCTGGATACCAACGGCGCGGAGCATCTGCTGGGGGAGGGGGATATGCTCTTCATGCCGCCCGGTGTGGGCCGTATTATGAGGATTCATGGGGCCTACGTCTCGGAGGAGGAGGTCAGGGCCGTGACCGACTTCCTGAAGCAGCAGAAAACCCCGGATTATGACGCCACCATCCTTTCACACATTGCGAGCGACGAAGAGGACCCGAAGGAAGAGCTGGAATTCGATGAAAAATACGAAGAAGCCGTTGATCTTATCTCCAAAACCGGGCAAGCCTCCATTTCCATGCTGCAACGCAAACTGAGGGTCGGCTACAACCGGGCCGCCAGGATGATCGAGGTTATGGAAATACAGGGGATCGTCGGTCCCTCGGACGGGGTCCGGCCGCGGGATGTTTACGGCAGGAAGGCGGAGTGA
- a CDS encoding ABC transporter ATP-binding protein: protein MQASVSPIIQLNRVSKVFGSGKAAVHALRDVDLRIHRGDFAAVMGASGSGKSTCMNILGCLDAPTSGSYLFEGVEVKDLSRDQRALLRRHYLGFVFQGFNLLNRTTALENVELPLIYGGISRSTRHRMARASLASVGLGGWETHTPSELSGGQQQRVAIARAIVTNPQILLADEPTGNLDSVRSREIMDLLVDLNQDRGITIIMVTHESDMAAYAGRKIHFVDGRIHDPQGD from the coding sequence ATGCAGGCATCCGTGTCACCCATCATTCAACTGAACCGCGTCAGCAAGGTTTTCGGCAGCGGCAAGGCAGCGGTTCATGCCCTTCGGGATGTGGATCTCAGGATCCACCGGGGGGATTTTGCCGCGGTCATGGGGGCCAGCGGCTCCGGGAAATCCACCTGCATGAACATCCTGGGATGCCTCGATGCCCCCACATCCGGAAGCTACCTGTTCGAGGGGGTGGAGGTGAAAGATCTTTCCCGGGATCAGAGGGCCCTTCTGCGGCGCCATTATCTGGGCTTTGTGTTCCAGGGGTTTAATCTGCTGAACCGCACCACGGCCCTGGAGAATGTGGAGCTGCCCCTCATCTATGGCGGCATTTCCCGCAGCACCCGGCACAGAATGGCCCGGGCCTCCCTTGCGTCCGTGGGGCTTGGGGGATGGGAAACCCACACGCCCTCCGAACTCTCCGGGGGCCAGCAGCAGCGGGTGGCCATTGCCCGCGCCATCGTCACCAACCCCCAGATTCTCCTGGCCGATGAACCCACCGGCAACCTGGATTCGGTCCGGAGCCGGGAGATCATGGACCTCCTGGTGGATCTCAATCAGGATCGCGGAATCACCATCATTATGGTGACCCATGAATCGGACATGGCCGCGTACGCCGGGCGGAAGATTCATTTTGTGGACGGCCGGATCCACGATCCTCAAGGAGACTGA
- the tatA gene encoding twin-arginine translocase TatA/TatE family subunit, whose amino-acid sequence MFGIGMPELIIILIIILIIFGAGKLPEIGSGIGKGIKNFKKATNETKEEIPAPDDKDKKKEDEA is encoded by the coding sequence ATGTTTGGGATAGGCATGCCGGAATTGATCATTATTTTGATTATCATTCTGATCATATTCGGGGCGGGCAAACTGCCGGAAATCGGCAGCGGCATCGGAAAAGGGATTAAGAATTTCAAGAAGGCGACCAATGAGACCAAAGAGGAAATCCCCGCCCCCGATGACAAGGACAAGAAGAAAGAGGACGAAGCATAA
- a CDS encoding ribonuclease J — MLKVIPLGGLGEIGLNMMVVEQGSDLLVIDAGLMFPDDYMPGVDLVIPDFTYLKENEEKIRGIILTHGHEDHIGAVPFFLRHFPVPVFGTGFTLGLLEEKLKEHYLIEADLRLVKPGDVTPLGPFRVEYIRVNHSIVDGVGLAIETSEGILVHSGDFRIDATPVDAQFTDLIRFAHFGEKGVLALFSDSTNAEKEGYTLSEKEVTKTLGDLFQTSRGRLIIASFASNITRIQQVISLADKFHRKVVFNGKSMITNVGIATQQGFIHLPEDIEISEHQISRFPDQEIVVITTGSQGEPMSALTRMAQSRHKGVKIKRGDTVILSSRFIPGNERAITSVINKLYRLGADVVYEKVSDIHTSGHAKREELKCMLSLVKPRYFVPIHGEYRHMVKHAQIALETGMADDRVLIAEDGNVICFQDNRIQLGDPVTTGKILVDGKGVGGIGDIILKERRKLSRHGMVVILLAVNAETGETVYGPEIISRGFVFEEEGQFILEDAECIVLEVLDELERPSPMDCSTVQSEIARRLKRFFYKVIGRSPLITPVIIAI; from the coding sequence ATGCTCAAGGTAATCCCTTTGGGGGGACTGGGAGAGATCGGTCTCAATATGATGGTTGTGGAACAGGGCTCTGATCTTCTGGTCATTGATGCGGGGCTGATGTTCCCGGATGACTACATGCCGGGTGTGGATCTCGTCATCCCCGATTTTACCTATCTGAAAGAAAATGAAGAGAAGATCCGGGGAATCATCCTCACCCACGGCCACGAAGATCATATCGGGGCTGTCCCCTTCTTTCTCAGGCACTTCCCCGTCCCCGTATTTGGCACCGGCTTCACCCTGGGGCTCCTGGAAGAAAAACTGAAGGAGCATTATCTGATCGAGGCCGACCTTCGTCTGGTCAAACCGGGGGACGTCACCCCTCTCGGCCCATTCCGGGTGGAATATATTCGCGTCAATCACAGTATTGTTGACGGGGTGGGCCTGGCCATCGAGACATCCGAAGGGATACTTGTCCATTCCGGTGACTTCAGGATCGATGCCACCCCCGTGGACGCCCAGTTCACGGATCTGATCCGTTTTGCCCACTTCGGAGAGAAGGGGGTGCTGGCCTTATTTTCCGACTCCACCAATGCAGAAAAGGAGGGGTATACCCTCAGCGAAAAGGAGGTTACGAAGACCCTGGGAGACCTGTTTCAAACCTCCCGGGGGAGGCTGATCATTGCCAGTTTTGCCTCCAATATCACGCGGATCCAGCAGGTGATCTCATTGGCGGACAAATTCCACCGCAAGGTGGTGTTTAACGGAAAAAGCATGATCACCAACGTGGGCATCGCCACCCAGCAGGGATTCATCCACCTGCCTGAAGATATTGAAATCAGTGAACACCAGATCAGCCGGTTTCCTGACCAGGAGATCGTGGTCATTACCACAGGGAGCCAGGGGGAACCGATGTCCGCCCTGACCCGCATGGCCCAGAGCAGGCACAAGGGCGTTAAGATAAAACGCGGCGACACCGTTATCCTTTCATCCAGGTTCATCCCCGGCAATGAACGGGCCATTACCTCCGTTATCAACAAGCTCTACCGTTTAGGCGCGGACGTGGTCTATGAAAAGGTCTCCGACATTCATACCTCCGGGCATGCCAAGAGGGAAGAGCTCAAATGCATGTTGAGTCTGGTAAAGCCCCGTTATTTTGTGCCTATCCATGGTGAATACCGGCATATGGTAAAACATGCCCAGATCGCCCTGGAGACGGGGATGGCCGATGACCGCGTCCTGATTGCTGAAGATGGAAATGTTATCTGTTTTCAGGACAACAGGATACAACTGGGTGACCCTGTGACCACGGGCAAGATTCTCGTGGATGGAAAAGGCGTCGGCGGTATCGGCGACATTATCCTCAAAGAGCGGAGAAAACTGAGCCGGCACGGGATGGTGGTGATCCTCCTGGCAGTGAATGCAGAGACAGGGGAGACCGTTTATGGGCCGGAAATCATCTCGCGCGGCTTTGTATTTGAGGAGGAGGGACAATTTATCCTTGAAGACGCAGAATGTATCGTGTTAGAGGTGCTTGATGAACTGGAGCGCCCTTCACCAATGGACTGCAGCACGGTTCAATCGGAAATAGCAAGGAGACTGAAACGCTTTTTCTACAAGGTGATCGGCCGAAGCCCTTTGATCACTCCGGTGATCATCGCGATTTAA
- a CDS encoding efflux RND transporter periplasmic adaptor subunit, which translates to MTGKNESPCSVAETLEITEGPRRRKWLGWTLLAVFLLLGGVVGALAFKNMEPPASARYKTQKIEQGPLTVTVSATGNLEPTNQVDVGSELSGIIRSVLVEENDRVEIDQVLARLDTSKLEAQHAKNKAEVASAKAKVLQAQATIREAESNLARLRHVRELSGNKVPSLFDMDAAEAALARARADEKAATAAVAQAQATLKSTETDLDKSIIRSPMNGVVLARRVEPGQTVAASMTAPVLFTLAEDLAQMELNVDVDEADVGQVEEDQEATFVVDAYPDRRFEARITRVCYGSDTTDGVVTYETILKLDNKDLSLRPGMTATADIIVKKVEEALLIPNAAFRFTPQVENKDESSRSLVYSLMPRLPRRRSATLEKTPSAGNGRRIWILENGHPRAVTIQVGASDGAKTQVMGNALAPGMEVILEHRIDRKG; encoded by the coding sequence ATGACCGGAAAAAATGAATCGCCTTGCTCCGTGGCGGAAACCCTCGAAATAACAGAGGGACCTCGGCGCAGAAAATGGCTCGGATGGACCCTCCTGGCCGTCTTCCTCCTTCTGGGAGGTGTGGTCGGCGCACTGGCCTTCAAAAATATGGAACCCCCTGCGTCGGCCCGGTACAAGACCCAAAAGATCGAACAGGGACCTCTCACGGTCACCGTGAGCGCCACGGGCAATCTCGAGCCCACCAACCAGGTGGACGTGGGAAGCGAGTTGTCCGGGATCATCCGATCGGTACTGGTGGAGGAAAACGACCGGGTGGAGATCGATCAGGTCCTGGCCCGGCTGGACACCAGCAAACTGGAGGCCCAGCACGCCAAAAACAAGGCGGAAGTGGCCTCGGCAAAGGCAAAGGTCCTGCAGGCCCAGGCCACCATCCGGGAGGCGGAAAGCAATCTGGCCAGACTCAGGCATGTGCGGGAGTTGAGCGGCAACAAGGTTCCCTCCCTCTTTGACATGGACGCGGCCGAGGCCGCCCTTGCCCGGGCCCGGGCCGACGAAAAAGCCGCAACGGCCGCTGTGGCCCAGGCCCAGGCCACCCTGAAAAGCACGGAAACAGACCTCGACAAATCGATCATCCGGTCCCCCATGAACGGCGTGGTCCTGGCCCGGCGTGTGGAACCGGGACAGACCGTGGCCGCTTCCATGACGGCCCCGGTATTGTTTACCCTGGCCGAAGACCTGGCCCAGATGGAGCTGAACGTGGACGTGGATGAGGCGGATGTGGGGCAGGTGGAGGAGGATCAGGAGGCCACCTTCGTGGTGGACGCCTATCCTGATCGACGGTTCGAGGCCAGGATCACCCGGGTCTGTTACGGGTCGGATACCACGGACGGCGTGGTCACCTACGAAACCATCCTGAAGCTGGACAACAAGGACCTCTCCCTGCGACCCGGCATGACGGCCACCGCCGACATCATTGTGAAAAAAGTGGAAGAGGCCCTCCTGATCCCCAATGCGGCATTCCGGTTTACGCCGCAGGTGGAAAATAAGGATGAATCCAGCCGGTCGCTGGTATATTCGCTGATGCCGCGGCTACCCAGGCGCAGGAGCGCCACCCTTGAAAAAACCCCCTCGGCCGGCAACGGTCGTCGCATCTGGATACTGGAAAACGGACACCCCCGGGCCGTGACCATCCAGGTCGGGGCCAGCGACGGCGCAAAGACCCAGGTGATGGGCAACGCCCTTGCGCCCGGAATGGAGGTCATCCTGGAACACCGGATTGACAGGAAGGGGTAA
- a CDS encoding VWA domain-containing protein, with protein sequence MTSEQTTLAGEVIRFAGFLKGRGFRVFQSSVHDALRSLEEISLEEKGDFFHSLRTNLTATDLEWVQFENLFDQFWGRAGRDQEAAAEDRRQDPKTGPPPSVTEDQFLPDAPADASTLTDSDDNRQWLEGIAYSPVSMVRKKDLGRFNQGDIPMAELALRQMMAPFKIQPSRRTKRGRSAGNLDFPAIIRKCLKTGGTPFEIFYKEKKKRLKRLVILADVSGSMDRYARFVMPFLLGLRGIGSRAEVFVFSTSLTRVTFLIRHLSVEKALARIADEVPDWSGGTRIGYSLHQFNQKYGDFLLSRRTAVVLLSDGWDLGGKDLLMREMAFLSRKAHAVIWLNPLAGDPAYEPLCRGMKTALPYVDYFLPADSLQSLKRVIRLLSRVMGH encoded by the coding sequence ATGACGAGTGAGCAAACCACGCTGGCAGGAGAGGTGATTCGTTTTGCCGGGTTTCTCAAGGGACGCGGCTTCAGGGTGTTTCAGAGCAGCGTCCATGACGCCCTTCGAAGTCTGGAGGAGATATCCCTGGAGGAGAAGGGAGATTTTTTTCATTCTCTTCGGACCAATCTGACCGCCACGGATCTGGAGTGGGTCCAGTTCGAGAATCTCTTTGATCAGTTCTGGGGCCGGGCAGGCCGGGACCAAGAGGCCGCCGCGGAAGACCGAAGGCAGGACCCCAAAACCGGACCCCCCCCATCTGTCACGGAAGATCAATTTCTTCCTGATGCCCCTGCCGATGCGTCGACACTAACCGATTCGGATGACAACAGACAGTGGCTGGAAGGGATTGCCTACAGCCCGGTGTCCATGGTCCGGAAAAAGGATCTCGGCCGTTTCAACCAGGGCGATATCCCCATGGCGGAGCTTGCCCTCAGGCAGATGATGGCGCCCTTCAAGATCCAACCGTCGCGGCGGACCAAGAGAGGGAGGAGCGCCGGAAACCTGGATTTTCCCGCCATCATTCGGAAATGTCTCAAGACAGGGGGAACACCCTTTGAAATCTTTTATAAAGAGAAGAAGAAGCGGCTCAAACGGCTGGTGATCCTGGCCGATGTGAGCGGGTCCATGGACCGATATGCACGATTTGTGATGCCGTTTCTCCTGGGACTTCGGGGAATCGGGTCGCGGGCGGAGGTCTTTGTCTTCTCCACGTCCCTCACGCGGGTCACCTTTTTAATCCGTCACCTGAGTGTGGAAAAGGCGTTGGCACGGATCGCCGATGAGGTCCCTGACTGGTCCGGAGGCACACGGATCGGATATTCCCTTCATCAATTCAACCAGAAATACGGCGACTTCCTCCTGAGCCGGAGGACGGCGGTGGTTCTGTTAAGCGACGGGTGGGATCTGGGGGGAAAAGACCTCCTGATGCGGGAGATGGCTTTTCTGAGCCGCAAGGCCCATGCCGTCATATGGCTCAATCCCCTGGCAGGGGATCCCGCTTATGAGCCCCTCTGTCGCGGCATGAAAACAGCGCTGCCCTATGTGGACTATTTTCTCCCGGCCGACAGCCTTCAGAGTCTCAAGCGGGTGATTCGCCTCCTGTCCAGGGTGATGGGTCACTGA